A segment of the Mogibacterium diversum genome:
TTTTTGTACTAGGCATCAATTAACCCCTTAACAATTAATTTATAAATATAACTTCTCTATAATATTAGAGTTCATCATAAACCTTGGGATTTTATTTTGCAAGAAATACTTTGCCACCGTAGGTTGTAATGACCCCCTTAATCTCGAGCACTGTAAGTATAGCACTGACTTTTCCAGCGTTTTTGTTGAGATTGTGTGCAATGCTATCAATAGTACAACATGTGGATTTCTGAATCTCCTTATAAATCTCTAGTTCATCATTTCCTAGATCCATCTCAATATCTTGAGGAGTATATTCTACTCCCTTGATTTCCGATGTTACATCACTGATACTAATCAACGGAATTGCACCATCTTTAATTAATTTATTTGTTCCAACACTAAACTGACTATTTATGTTCCCAGGCACAGAGTAGATGCTTTTTCCTTGTTCATTTGCAAAGTCAGCAGTTATTAGTGAGCCGCTGTTAAGACCAGCTTCCACAACTACTACAGCTTCAGATATTGCGCTTATAATCCTGTTCCTCTGAGGGAATGTATACTTAGCGCCTGGTGTACCAGGCTCATATTCAGATATAATTAATCCGCTAGAAGCTATTTTATTATATAGCCATGCATTTCTCACTGGATGAATTATATCGATTCCAGTACCGAGTACAGCTATGGCTTTCCCTCCCAGACTCACT
Coding sequences within it:
- the dprA gene encoding DNA-processing protein DprA, producing the protein MNNKYSNEIKEIDFNSPYYPENLRIINNPPERLYCIGDLNLLGLKSVAVIGSRKYTLYGKIVAQMIGKELAKADIPVVSGLAYGIDSFAHEGTVSLGGKAIAVLGTGIDIIHPVRNAWLYNKIASSGLIISEYEPGTPGAKYTFPQRNRIISAISEAVVVVEAGLNSGSLITADFANEQGKSIYSVPGNINSQFSVGTNKLIKDGAIPLISISDVTSEIKGVEYTPQDIEMDLGNDELEIYKEIQKSTCCTIDSIAHNLNKNAGKVSAILTVLEIKGVITTYGGKVFLAK